Proteins from a single region of Amorphus orientalis:
- the recR gene encoding recombination mediator RecR has translation MAATTGPEIERLIQLLAKLPGLGPRSARRVALTLVKKREALLTPLANALTEVAEAVKVCSTCGNIDTADPCSICTDPRRDASLIVVVEDVSDLWALERAAAISARYHVLGGTLSALDGIGPDALNIPQLIERAHSAEVTEIILAVNATVEGQTTAHYLMEQLSGLGVTVTRLASGVPVGGELDYLDEGTLSAAMRQRRPF, from the coding sequence ATGGCCGCCACCACCGGACCAGAAATCGAGCGCCTGATCCAGCTCCTGGCAAAACTGCCGGGGCTAGGGCCGCGCTCGGCCCGGCGCGTGGCGCTGACGCTGGTCAAGAAGCGCGAGGCCCTGCTGACGCCGCTGGCGAACGCCCTGACGGAGGTGGCGGAAGCGGTGAAGGTGTGCTCGACCTGCGGCAACATCGACACCGCCGACCCGTGCTCCATCTGCACCGACCCACGCCGCGACGCCTCGCTGATCGTCGTGGTGGAGGACGTCTCCGATCTCTGGGCGCTGGAGCGCGCCGCGGCGATCTCCGCCAGATATCATGTGCTCGGCGGCACCCTGTCGGCGCTGGACGGGATCGGGCCGGACGCACTCAACATTCCGCAGCTCATCGAGCGTGCCCATTCAGCGGAGGTGACGGAGATCATCCTGGCGGTGAACGCCACCGTCGAGGGCCAGACCACCGCCCATTATCTGATGGAGCAGCTGAGCGGGCTCGGCGTGACGGTCACGCGGCTCGCCTCCGGCGTGCCGGTGGGCGGCGAACTCGACTATCTCGACGAGGGCACGCTGTCGGCCGCCATGCGGCAGCGCCGGCCTTTTTAG
- a CDS encoding YbaB/EbfC family nucleoid-associated protein — translation MDFMKMMKQAKELQSKMGDLQEQMGAVEAEGTSGGGLVKVRVNGKQELLGVTIDPTLMKPEEAEILEDLIVAAHTDAKAKVDVAVQEKTQEIMSGMGLPPGMMPGM, via the coding sequence GTGGACTTTATGAAGATGATGAAGCAGGCGAAGGAGCTCCAGTCGAAGATGGGCGACCTTCAGGAGCAGATGGGCGCCGTCGAGGCCGAGGGCACGTCCGGAGGCGGGCTGGTCAAGGTCCGCGTCAACGGCAAGCAGGAACTGCTCGGGGTGACCATCGATCCCACCCTGATGAAGCCGGAAGAGGCGGAGATCCTGGAGGACCTGATCGTCGCCGCCCACACCGACGCCAAGGCCAAGGTGGACGTGGCCGTCCAGGAGAAGACCCAGGAGATCATGTCGGGCATGGGCCTGCCGCCGGGAATGATGCCCGGCATGTGA
- a CDS encoding DNA polymerase III subunit gamma/tau produces MDDTPPREDPAAPYRVLARKYRPRSFEDLIGQAPMVRTLKNAFETGRIPQAWMLTGVRGVGKTTTARILARALNYETATADRPTIDMPELGEHCAAIMEGRHVDVIEMDAASHTSINDIREITEAARYKPVSARYKVYVIDEVHMLSTAAFNGLLKTLEEPPEHVKFVFATTEIRKVPVTVLSRCQRFDLRRVDAEPLVAHLTSIAKSEGVSVEDEAYRLIARAAEGSVRDALSLMDQAIAHGAGAVSAASVKDMLGLVDRARVVDLFEMVMRGDIAGAIAELDEQYAGGADPATVLSDLAAFVHLVTRFRLVPDVAADATVTEEERTRGAAFAETLSVPVLSRAWQILLKGLPEVQNAAKPLAAAEMVLVRLAHSADLPTPDAVLKALGGGAPAGSAPSQPAADSGGGPPPPQARAAQAGGRPADPVRQEAPAPAPAPRAEAVPAAGPKLESLQDVAALAGEMRAVQLKFAVERQMRPVKFEPGRIEVAMVPNAPTTLAGELGTRLTEWTGRRWIVAVSSDEGGETLHEERARTAEALRADAATDPIVAAVLNRFPGAEIVDVRVTETDEPAVDAPPDDENEE; encoded by the coding sequence ATGGACGACACACCACCCCGCGAGGACCCGGCCGCACCGTATCGCGTTCTGGCGCGCAAATACCGCCCCCGCAGTTTCGAGGACCTGATCGGCCAGGCGCCGATGGTCCGCACCCTCAAGAACGCTTTCGAGACCGGCCGCATCCCCCAGGCCTGGATGCTCACCGGCGTGCGCGGCGTCGGCAAGACGACCACCGCCCGCATTCTGGCGCGCGCTCTCAACTACGAAACGGCGACCGCCGACCGTCCGACCATCGACATGCCCGAACTCGGCGAGCACTGCGCGGCGATCATGGAAGGCCGCCACGTCGACGTCATCGAGATGGACGCGGCCTCCCACACCTCCATCAACGACATCCGGGAGATCACCGAGGCGGCGCGCTACAAGCCCGTGTCGGCGCGCTACAAGGTCTACGTCATCGACGAGGTGCACATGCTCTCGACGGCGGCGTTCAACGGCCTTCTGAAGACGCTCGAGGAGCCGCCGGAGCACGTGAAGTTCGTGTTCGCGACCACCGAGATCCGGAAGGTCCCGGTCACGGTGCTGTCGCGCTGCCAGCGCTTCGACCTGCGCCGGGTGGACGCGGAGCCGCTGGTCGCCCACCTCACGTCGATCGCGAAATCCGAGGGCGTGTCCGTCGAGGACGAGGCCTACCGTCTGATCGCCCGGGCCGCCGAGGGATCGGTGCGCGACGCGCTCTCGCTGATGGATCAGGCGATCGCCCACGGCGCCGGCGCGGTCTCGGCCGCCTCGGTGAAGGACATGCTCGGGCTGGTCGACCGGGCCCGGGTTGTGGATCTGTTCGAGATGGTCATGCGCGGCGACATCGCCGGCGCGATCGCCGAACTGGACGAGCAGTATGCCGGCGGCGCCGACCCGGCCACGGTCCTCTCCGACCTGGCCGCCTTCGTTCATCTGGTCACCCGGTTCCGCCTGGTTCCGGACGTGGCCGCCGACGCGACCGTCACCGAGGAAGAGCGCACCCGCGGCGCCGCCTTCGCCGAGACCCTGTCAGTCCCGGTCCTGTCCCGCGCCTGGCAGATCCTGCTCAAGGGCCTGCCGGAGGTGCAGAACGCCGCCAAGCCGCTGGCAGCCGCCGAAATGGTGCTGGTGCGACTGGCGCACTCCGCCGACCTGCCGACCCCGGACGCCGTGCTCAAGGCGCTCGGAGGCGGTGCCCCTGCCGGCTCGGCACCCTCCCAACCGGCGGCGGACAGTGGCGGGGGACCGCCCCCGCCCCAGGCCCGTGCCGCCCAGGCCGGCGGCCGGCCGGCCGATCCGGTTCGCCAGGAAGCGCCGGCTCCGGCCCCTGCCCCCCGCGCCGAAGCGGTTCCGGCAGCCGGGCCGAAGCTGGAATCGCTGCAGGACGTGGCCGCGCTCGCGGGCGAGATGCGTGCCGTCCAGCTCAAGTTTGCGGTCGAGCGGCAGATGCGGCCGGTCAAGTTCGAGCCGGGCCGGATCGAGGTCGCAATGGTGCCCAATGCGCCGACCACACTGGCCGGCGAGCTGGGGACCCGGCTGACGGAATGGACCGGCCGGCGCTGGATCGTGGCGGTGTCCTCCGACGAGGGCGGCGAGACGCTGCACGAGGAGCGCGCCCGCACCGCGGAGGCGCTCAGGGCCGATGCCGCCACAGACCCGATCGTGGCCGCGGTGCTGAACCGCTTTCCCGGCGCGGAGATCGTCGATGTCCGCGTCACCGAAACCGATGAACCGGCCGTGGACGCGCCGCCGGACGACGAGAACGAGGAGTAG
- a CDS encoding HIT domain-containing protein: protein MAHAFALDERLAADTMEVTELELCTVRLMNDRTYPWLILVPRRADCVELIDLDPGDRAVLMEEIALVSRILRQETDAEKLNVAALGNAVPQLHIHVIARFADDPAWPGPVWGKTQPLPWDGLESADFTARLDKALQES from the coding sequence ATGGCCCACGCCTTCGCGCTCGACGAGCGCCTTGCAGCCGACACGATGGAAGTCACCGAGCTGGAGCTGTGCACGGTCCGGCTGATGAACGACCGCACCTATCCTTGGCTGATCCTGGTGCCGCGCCGCGCCGACTGCGTGGAACTGATCGATCTCGATCCCGGCGATCGCGCCGTCTTGATGGAGGAGATCGCGCTGGTCTCGCGGATCCTCAGGCAGGAGACCGACGCGGAGAAGCTCAACGTGGCCGCCCTCGGCAACGCGGTCCCGCAGCTCCATATCCATGTCATCGCCCGCTTCGCCGACGATCCCGCCTGGCCCGGCCCGGTGTGGGGAAAGACCCAGCCGCTGCCGTGGGACGGGCTGGAGAGCGCCGACTTCACGGCCCGGCTGGACAAGGCCCTGCAGGAAAGCTGA
- the nudC gene encoding NAD(+) diphosphatase: protein MQRAKNPIFPPFEASAETGFAGNRIDRIAEARENLPSVEKLAEQADARFFLFSDDKVLITAGADARAAHERGVARDVDADLAGAVLLGFEDGAPRIAASGRLPEEAGALDVVDLRTLASEARVSAADLGALAQARSLLSWHQRHGFCANCGARSAPALGGYRRDCPSCGTHHFPRTDPVVIMLPIDGDRCVLGRQYRFQEGVYSCLAGFVEPGETLENAVRREIREEAGIEVGAVAYHASQPWPFPSNLMIGCFAEARSFDLVREVEELEDVRWFHRSDLPAMMARTHPDGFMVPPSMAIAYHLIKAFADGA from the coding sequence ATGCAGCGCGCCAAAAATCCGATCTTTCCGCCTTTCGAAGCGTCGGCAGAGACCGGGTTTGCGGGAAATCGCATCGATCGCATCGCCGAGGCGCGCGAAAATCTTCCATCTGTGGAAAAACTTGCGGAGCAGGCCGATGCCCGCTTCTTCCTGTTTTCCGACGACAAGGTTCTGATCACGGCCGGCGCCGATGCGCGGGCGGCGCACGAGCGCGGCGTCGCTCGCGACGTCGATGCCGACCTGGCCGGCGCCGTGCTCCTCGGGTTCGAGGATGGGGCGCCGCGCATCGCGGCGTCGGGACGCCTGCCTGAGGAGGCCGGCGCGCTGGACGTCGTCGATCTGCGGACGCTGGCCAGCGAGGCCCGGGTGAGCGCTGCGGATCTCGGCGCGCTCGCCCAGGCGCGCAGCCTTCTGTCCTGGCATCAGCGCCACGGGTTCTGCGCCAACTGCGGGGCGCGGAGCGCGCCGGCACTCGGTGGCTATCGCCGGGACTGCCCGAGCTGCGGGACCCACCATTTCCCGCGCACCGATCCGGTGGTGATCATGCTGCCGATCGACGGCGACCGGTGCGTGCTCGGCCGTCAGTACCGGTTTCAGGAGGGCGTCTATTCCTGCCTCGCCGGCTTCGTCGAGCCGGGCGAGACGCTGGAGAACGCCGTTCGCCGCGAAATCCGCGAGGAAGCGGGCATCGAGGTGGGCGCCGTGGCCTATCATGCGAGCCAGCCCTGGCCATTTCCCTCCAATCTGATGATCGGCTGCTTCGCGGAAGCCCGGTCCTTCGATCTCGTGCGCGAGGTGGAGGAACTGGAGGACGTGCGCTGGTTTCACCGGTCGGACCTGCCGGCGATGATGGCCCGCACCCATCCGGACGGCTTCATGGTGCCGCCGTCGATGGCGATCGCCTATCACCTGATCAAGGCATTCGCGGACGGCGCCTGA
- a CDS encoding YybH family protein: MVNDSDAESAEADAAAIGAILRTVATAFRNQDTTGLAEIYAEDADWTNAFGTTLKGRQAIVDYLDELFAHPRFGPGKPKGPPNADVRALGADVVVARTYVELEGQETPSGHIPMRRNFSLKVIAREADGIWRIVSDIYMDARDEATFHDA; this comes from the coding sequence ATGGTGAACGACAGCGACGCGGAGAGCGCCGAAGCCGACGCCGCCGCCATTGGTGCGATCCTGCGAACCGTGGCGACGGCTTTTCGCAACCAGGACACGACGGGCCTCGCCGAGATCTATGCCGAGGACGCCGACTGGACGAATGCGTTCGGCACGACGCTGAAGGGCCGGCAGGCGATCGTCGACTATCTCGACGAGCTCTTCGCCCATCCGCGCTTCGGCCCGGGCAAGCCGAAAGGCCCACCGAACGCCGACGTCCGGGCGCTGGGCGCCGACGTGGTCGTGGCCCGAACCTATGTGGAGCTGGAAGGCCAGGAGACCCCGAGCGGGCATATTCCGATGAGACGGAATTTTTCGCTCAAGGTGATCGCCCGCGAGGCAGACGGGATCTGGCGCATCGTGTCCGACATCTACATGGATGCCCGCGACGAGGCGACGTTCCACGACGCCTGA
- a CDS encoding prephenate dehydratase: MTSSTRPRVVFQGEPGANSHIATHTVFPEGEAIPCPTFEDCFAALATGTADLGMIPIENSQNGRVADIHHLLPTSQLHIIGEYFQPIHHQLLGVPGAKLSDLKKVQSHVQALGQCRATLHRHGLLPVVAADTAGSAREVAEAGDKSFGAIASRLAAEIYGLDILLEDIEDADHNTTRFVILSPTEDNAPNDGTPVVTSFLYRVRNVPAALYKALGGFATNNVNMTKLESYQLEGEFFASQFYVEIEGHPEQPNVQLAFEELAFFSSEFRILGVYPAAPFRANIREPEENRALRPGARHPA, translated from the coding sequence ATGACAAGCTCCACGCGCCCCCGCGTCGTGTTCCAGGGCGAACCCGGCGCCAACTCCCACATCGCGACCCACACGGTATTCCCCGAAGGCGAGGCCATTCCCTGCCCGACCTTCGAGGACTGCTTCGCCGCGCTCGCCACCGGGACGGCCGATCTCGGCATGATCCCGATCGAGAATTCCCAGAACGGGCGCGTGGCCGACATCCACCATCTCCTGCCGACCTCGCAGCTGCACATCATCGGCGAGTACTTCCAGCCGATCCACCATCAGCTTCTGGGCGTGCCGGGCGCGAAACTGTCGGACCTGAAGAAGGTGCAGAGCCACGTCCAGGCGCTCGGCCAGTGCCGCGCGACCCTGCACAGGCACGGCCTGCTGCCGGTGGTCGCCGCCGACACGGCCGGATCGGCGCGGGAGGTCGCGGAGGCCGGTGACAAGAGCTTCGGCGCGATCGCCTCGCGTCTCGCGGCCGAGATCTACGGGCTCGACATTCTCCTGGAGGACATCGAGGACGCCGACCACAACACCACGCGCTTCGTCATCCTGTCGCCGACGGAGGACAACGCGCCCAACGACGGCACGCCGGTGGTCACGTCGTTCCTCTACCGGGTGCGCAACGTCCCGGCCGCGCTCTACAAGGCGCTGGGCGGGTTCGCGACAAACAACGTCAACATGACGAAGCTGGAATCCTACCAGCTCGAGGGCGAGTTCTTCGCCAGCCAGTTTTATGTGGAAATCGAGGGGCACCCGGAGCAGCCGAACGTTCAGCTCGCCTTCGAGGAGCTCGCCTTCTTCTCCAGTGAGTTCCGCATTCTCGGCGTCTATCCGGCGGCCCCGTTCCGCGCGAACATCCGCGAGCCGGAGGAGAATCGCGCATTGCGCCCGGGCGCACGCCACCCCGCTTGA
- a CDS encoding 3-deoxy-manno-octulosonate cytidylyltransferase, protein MSADTLVVVPARRKATRLPDKPLAMIGDAPMIVQVWRRAREADIGRVIVACDDAEIAAVVEDAGGEAVLTAADHPSGSDRVFEAVCRIDPDARMGAVVNVQGDLPTIAPETVRAALRPLNEPEVAIATLAAEITDADERDNPNVVKVVGSPLGPDRLRALYFTRATAPWGDGPLYHHIGLYAFRRDALSRFVGLPPSPLEKRERLEQLRALEAGMRIDVAVVDAVPLGVDTPADLEKARALLS, encoded by the coding sequence ATGTCCGCTGACACGCTCGTCGTCGTACCGGCCCGCCGCAAAGCCACGCGTTTGCCGGACAAGCCGCTCGCCATGATCGGCGACGCCCCGATGATCGTGCAGGTCTGGCGGCGCGCCCGCGAGGCCGACATCGGCCGCGTGATCGTCGCCTGCGACGACGCGGAAATCGCCGCAGTCGTCGAGGATGCGGGCGGCGAGGCGGTGCTGACCGCCGCGGATCACCCGTCCGGCTCCGACCGGGTGTTCGAGGCGGTCTGCCGAATCGATCCGGACGCGCGGATGGGCGCGGTCGTCAACGTTCAGGGCGACTTGCCGACGATCGCGCCGGAAACGGTGCGGGCCGCGCTCCGGCCGCTGAACGAGCCGGAGGTGGCGATCGCCACGCTCGCGGCGGAAATCACCGATGCGGACGAACGCGACAATCCCAATGTCGTGAAGGTGGTCGGCAGTCCCCTTGGTCCAGACCGGCTGCGGGCACTCTATTTCACCCGCGCCACCGCGCCGTGGGGTGATGGGCCGCTCTATCACCATATCGGGCTCTATGCCTTCCGCCGCGACGCTTTGAGCCGGTTCGTGGGGCTTCCGCCATCGCCTCTGGAAAAGCGGGAACGGCTGGAACAGCTGCGCGCCCTGGAGGCCGGCATGCGCATCGACGTGGCAGTGGTTGACGCGGTCCCCCTGGGGGTGGATACCCCCGCGGATCTGGAAAAGGCCCGCGCGCTCCTTTCCTGA
- a CDS encoding c-type cytochrome encodes MDSFEFNKIAGAVLGTLLFAMAVGVLSDAIFANHPPETPGYEIAIPEMENSGDAPAAPKETPLPVLLANASASAGENGVRACQACHTFEQGGANKVGPNLWNVVGSDVLGHADFNYSAGMKEWGADKTWTFANLDAFLKDPRGTVPGTAMSFAGISNDEKRADVIVYLRSLSDNPVALPAVEEQTASADTGTATDASGGAASGGSDGSGDTQTAAASGSGDASGSGDAAASGDASSGSSDAAASGSSDAASTDTAQASASGSGDASGGGDGFVQMVAAATPDDGKRQARVCQACHSFDKGGPNKVGPNLWGIVDAPVLHKEDYSYSSAMQEWGKDKTWTYALLNQYLEAPMDVVPGTKMAFAGVKSEEDRAELVAYLRSLADTPAPLPGGDSSSSQ; translated from the coding sequence ATGGATTCGTTCGAATTTAACAAGATCGCTGGTGCGGTGCTCGGCACCCTGCTGTTCGCGATGGCGGTCGGTGTGCTGTCCGATGCGATCTTCGCGAACCATCCGCCGGAGACGCCCGGCTATGAGATCGCGATTCCCGAGATGGAAAACAGCGGCGACGCGCCTGCCGCTCCGAAGGAGACGCCGCTGCCGGTTCTGCTGGCCAACGCGAGCGCTTCGGCCGGCGAGAACGGCGTCAGGGCGTGTCAGGCCTGCCACACCTTCGAGCAGGGCGGGGCCAACAAGGTCGGTCCGAACCTGTGGAACGTGGTCGGCAGCGACGTGCTCGGCCACGCCGACTTCAACTACTCGGCCGGCATGAAGGAGTGGGGCGCGGACAAGACCTGGACGTTCGCCAACCTCGACGCCTTCCTGAAGGATCCGCGCGGCACCGTTCCCGGCACCGCGATGAGCTTCGCCGGCATCAGCAACGACGAGAAGCGTGCCGACGTCATCGTCTATCTCCGTTCGCTCTCCGACAATCCGGTGGCGCTGCCGGCGGTGGAAGAGCAGACGGCGTCTGCCGACACCGGGACCGCGACCGATGCGAGCGGTGGTGCTGCCAGCGGTGGTTCCGACGGGTCGGGCGACACGCAGACCGCGGCTGCTTCTGGCTCCGGCGATGCCTCGGGCTCCGGTGATGCCGCTGCCTCCGGTGACGCGTCGTCCGGCTCCTCTGACGCCGCGGCGTCCGGTTCCTCCGATGCGGCGTCCACCGACACGGCTCAGGCGTCCGCGTCCGGCTCGGGCGATGCGTCCGGCGGTGGTGACGGCTTCGTGCAGATGGTCGCGGCGGCGACGCCGGATGACGGCAAGCGCCAGGCGCGCGTCTGTCAGGCCTGCCACTCCTTCGACAAGGGTGGCCCGAACAAGGTCGGCCCGAATCTCTGGGGCATCGTCGACGCGCCGGTCCTGCACAAGGAAGATTACAGCTACTCCTCCGCGATGCAGGAGTGGGGCAAGGACAAGACCTGGACCTACGCTCTTCTCAATCAGTATCTCGAAGCGCCGATGGACGTCGTTCCGGGGACGAAGATGGCGTTCGCGGGCGTGAAGAGCGAAGAGGACCGCGCCGAGCTGGTCGCCTATCTCCGGTCGCTGGCCGACACGCCGGCTCCGCTGCCGGGCGGCGATTCGTCGTCCAGCCAGTAG
- a CDS encoding extracellular solute-binding protein, with protein MMRIFPLGVAAFLTAAAAATTAPVLAQEPQWRHASALTGQPKYSEGFDHFDYVNPDAPKGGTIRLHSVGSFDNLNFVPRKGDPALGLGLIYDTLMEPAYDELDISADYGLLAEAVQYPKDASWVKYRLREGARWHDGEPITPDDVVWSFEVLTENNPGQAFYYRHVEKAEVTGEREVTFTFDQAGNRELPHIVGQLPILPKHYWTAEGRDITASTVEAPLGSGPYRIGSVVPGRSITYERVDDYWGKDLPTKLGTNNFDEIRYEYYRDADVARQAFKADEYDWYQELSANRWATQYDFPAIDKGWVKKLEFPDVGSGRMQGYTFNLRREKFQDPRLRRAFNLAYDFESSNERLSYGLNERIDSYFAGTDLAASGLPEGEELEILKSVEEEVDGEGIPQTVFTEPYDLPVGGSPQALRANLREASRLLKEAGYELRNGKLTDTETGEPLQVEILLSSPGAERGALAYKADLEKLGIGVQLRTVDSSQYVRRVRARDFDIAIFVWGQSLSPGNEQNEYWGSEAADRPGSQNYAGIKNPAIDALIQRIVFADDRETLVAATHALDRVLLHNEYVVPQFRAPNDRIVYWDRIDHPETLPKFTPGFPTIWWYDEEKAARIAREKN; from the coding sequence ATGATGCGTATTTTTCCGCTCGGTGTGGCCGCGTTCTTGACCGCAGCAGCGGCAGCGACGACCGCGCCGGTCCTCGCCCAGGAGCCCCAGTGGCGCCATGCCTCGGCGCTGACCGGGCAGCCGAAATACTCCGAAGGCTTTGACCACTTCGACTACGTGAACCCCGACGCGCCGAAAGGGGGGACGATCCGGCTTCACAGCGTCGGCTCGTTCGACAACCTCAATTTCGTGCCGCGCAAGGGCGATCCGGCACTCGGCCTCGGTCTCATCTACGATACGCTGATGGAGCCGGCCTACGACGAGCTGGATATTTCCGCCGACTACGGCCTTCTGGCCGAAGCGGTGCAGTATCCGAAGGATGCCTCCTGGGTGAAGTACCGCCTGCGCGAAGGTGCGCGCTGGCACGACGGCGAGCCGATCACGCCGGACGACGTGGTGTGGTCGTTCGAGGTGCTGACGGAGAACAATCCCGGTCAGGCCTTCTACTACCGCCATGTGGAAAAGGCCGAAGTGACCGGCGAGCGCGAGGTCACCTTCACGTTCGACCAGGCCGGCAACCGCGAGCTTCCCCACATCGTCGGCCAGTTGCCGATCCTGCCGAAACATTACTGGACGGCAGAAGGCCGCGACATCACCGCTTCGACGGTGGAGGCGCCGCTCGGCTCCGGCCCGTACCGCATCGGCTCGGTCGTTCCCGGACGCTCGATCACCTACGAACGCGTCGACGACTATTGGGGCAAGGATCTGCCGACCAAGCTCGGAACCAACAATTTCGACGAGATCCGCTACGAGTATTACCGCGACGCGGACGTGGCCCGTCAGGCGTTCAAGGCCGACGAATACGACTGGTATCAGGAGCTTTCGGCCAACCGCTGGGCCACCCAGTACGATTTCCCGGCCATCGACAAGGGCTGGGTGAAGAAGCTCGAATTTCCCGACGTCGGGTCCGGGCGCATGCAGGGCTACACGTTCAACCTGCGCCGGGAGAAGTTCCAGGATCCTCGGCTGCGCCGCGCCTTCAACCTCGCCTATGACTTCGAAAGCTCCAACGAGCGGCTCTCCTACGGCCTCAACGAGCGGATCGATTCCTACTTCGCCGGAACCGATCTCGCCGCCTCCGGCCTGCCGGAAGGCGAGGAGCTGGAGATCCTGAAGAGCGTCGAGGAGGAAGTCGACGGGGAGGGAATTCCCCAGACCGTCTTCACCGAGCCTTACGACCTTCCGGTCGGCGGATCGCCCCAGGCGTTGCGGGCCAACCTGCGCGAGGCCTCGCGGCTTCTCAAGGAAGCGGGCTACGAACTGCGCAACGGCAAGCTGACCGATACGGAGACGGGCGAGCCGCTCCAGGTGGAGATCCTGCTGTCGTCGCCCGGCGCCGAGCGCGGTGCACTCGCCTACAAGGCGGATCTGGAGAAGCTCGGCATCGGCGTTCAGCTGAGGACGGTCGACAGCTCCCAGTACGTGCGCCGGGTTCGGGCCCGCGACTTCGACATCGCGATCTTCGTCTGGGGACAGTCGCTGTCGCCGGGCAACGAGCAGAACGAGTACTGGGGCTCCGAGGCGGCCGACCGGCCGGGCTCCCAGAACTATGCCGGCATCAAGAATCCGGCCATCGACGCCCTGATCCAGCGCATCGTCTTCGCCGACGACCGCGAGACGCTGGTCGCCGCAACCCACGCGCTCGACCGGGTGCTGCTCCACAACGAGTATGTCGTGCCCCAATTCCGGGCGCCGAACGACCGCATCGTCTACTGGGATCGGATCGACCATCCCGAGACGCTGCCGAAGTTCACCCCCGGTTTCCCGACGATCTGGTGGTATGACGAGGAGAAGGCCGCCCGAATCGCGAGGGAAAAGAATTGA